The following are encoded in a window of Arvicanthis niloticus isolate mArvNil1 chromosome 1, mArvNil1.pat.X, whole genome shotgun sequence genomic DNA:
- the LOC117693951 gene encoding olfactory receptor 10A3-like, translating into MEAGAGTVTLFLHTVFLRMTQGSAIAMRGQNDSSVTEFILLGFSNYPELQRQMFGAFLVIYLVTLTGNALIMSVILLDRSLHIPMYLFLQNLSVVETGFSTTVMPEMLVVLTSERATISFGGCFAQMYFILLFGGTECFLLGAMAYDRFAAICHPLSYPVIMNKRVFMTLVTCSWLSGTIMTTLQTTWVFSFPYCGSNEINHISCETPAVLELVCTDIFFFEIYAFTGTVLIILTPFVLILLSYIRILFSILRMPSTTGRQKAFSTCASHLTSVTLFYGTASMTYLQPKSKYSPDTKKLMSLAYSLLTPLLNPLIYSLRNKEMKRAVVTLWERKMVLHTT; encoded by the coding sequence ATGGAAGCTGGAGCCGGGACTGTGACTTTATTCTTACACACTGTGTTCCTAAGAATGACACAGGGCTCCGCTATAGCAATGAGGGGGCAAAATGACAGTTCTGTGACTGAGTTCATCCTCTTGGGATTTTCGAACTATCCTGAACTCCAAAGGCAAATGTTTGGGGCTTTCTTAGTTATTTACCTGGTGACTCTGACAGGAAATGCCCTCATTATGTCTGTCATCCTCCTGGACCGGAGCCTGCACATCCCCATGTATCTGTTCCTGCAGAACTTGTCTGTGGTGGAGACGGGCTTCAGCACAACCGTTATGCCTGAAATGCTGGTGGTCCTGACCTCTGAGAGAGCGACCATTTCCTTTGGTGGCTGTTTTGCACAGATGTATTTCATTCTTCTCTTTGGTGGGACAGAGTGTTTTCTCCTGGGAGCAATGGCTTATGATCGATTTGCTGCAATCTGCCATCCTCTATCCTACCCGGTGATTATGAACAAAAGAGTTTTCATGACGTTAGTGACATGCTCGTGGCTCTCAGGAACCATCATGACTACGCTGCAGACCACATGGGTGTTCAGTTTTCCCTACTGTGGCTCCAATGAAATTAACCACATCTCATGTGAAACCCCAGCAGTACTGGAGCTTGTATgtacagacatttttttctttgagatctATGCCTTCACAGGCACTGTTCTGATAATTTTGACTCCCTTCGTGTTGATTCTTTTGTCTTATATCCGAATTCTCTTCTCCATCCTGAGGATGCCATCTACTACAGGGAGGCAGAAGGCCTTTTCCACATGTGCCTCTCATCTCACCTCTGTCACTCTCTTCTATGGCACGGCCAGTATGACCTATTTGCAGCCTAAATCCAAGTACTCCCCAGACACCAAGAAACTGATGTCATTGGCTTACTCTCTGCTTACTCCTCTGTTGAATCCACTTATCTACAGCCTGAGAAACAAAGAGATGAAAAGGGCTGTGGTAACATTATGGGAAAGAAAAATGGTTTTACACACAACCTGA